The Platichthys flesus chromosome 10, fPlaFle2.1, whole genome shotgun sequence genome includes a window with the following:
- the LOC133961379 gene encoding intraflagellar transport protein 43 homolog: MEDNLQFGDAAAEKKVAKSGRRARLTADQSSFEDSRHTRKSSTTASTGDAPPPKPARRQGGWAEESSGSGSAKSSRRPAAEDLEDRRLQPQTPQGSDDEGDIPVIPDLEDVQEEDLTMQVAAPPSVQVNRVMTYRDLDNDLKYYSAFQTLDGEIDLKLLTKVLAPEQEVKEDDVSWDWDHLFTEVSSELLMEWDQGENEEQAALPVT; this comes from the exons atggaagaCAACCTGCAGTTTGGAGACGCTGCAGCGGAGAAGAAG GTTGCAAAGTCAGGACGGAGAGCTCGCCTCACAGCAGATCAGTCTTCGTTCGAGGACTCTCGCCACACGAGGAAGTCCTCCACCACTGCTTCAACGGGAGAT GCCCCCCCTCCTAAACCGGCTCGGCGGCAGGGTGGCTGGGCAGAAGAAAGCTCCGGGTCCGGATCAGCCAA ATCCTCAAGACGACCTGCAGCTGAGGATCTGGAAGA CCGCCGCCTGCAACCACAAACTCCCCAGGGATCAGATGATGAAGGAG ataTCCCAGTGATTCCAGATCTTGAAGACGTACAAGAAGAAGACCTCACCATGCAAGTTGCAGCTCCACCAAG CGTTCAGGTGAACCGTGTAATGACCTACAGGGATCTGGACAATGATCTGAAGTATTACTCGGCCTTTCAGACCCTG GATGGAGAGATCGACTTGAAGCTCCTCACCAAGGTTTTAGCGCCAGAGCAGGAGGTGAAAGAG gatgatgtgagctggGACTGGGATCATCTGTTTACAGAGGTGtcctcagagctgctgatgGAATGGGATCAAGGAGAGAATGAGGAGCAGGCTGCGTTGCCTGTAACATGA
- the tgfb3 gene encoding transforming growth factor beta-3 proprotein, which translates to MNLGEALLFFLLSNCVTMTLSLSTCTTVDIDHIKKKRVEAVRGQILSKLRLTSPPSTTGPSQVPFQVLALYNSTKELIEELGRDRHQSCGQDNTETEYYAKEIYKFNMITGPENNDLSFCTKVTTSKVFRFNVSTMEKNSTNLFRAEFRALRIPNSSAKKNEQRIELYQILKKDDPKAKQRYIGGKNVLTKGTAEWVSFDVTETVREWLMYRQTNHGLEISVHCPCHTFRPNGDIVENANEVLEVKFKGIEVDDQSRPVRSKEPFHPHLILMMLPPHRLDAQSSSRRRKRALDTNYCFNNYEENCCVRQLYINFRQDLGWRWIHQPEGYFANFCSGPCPYLRSADTTHSSLLSLYNTLNPEASASPCCVPQDLEPLTILYYVGRSPKVEQLSNMVVKSCKCS; encoded by the exons ATGAATCTGGGCGAAGCGcttctgtttttcctcctctccaacTGTGTGACAATGACTCTGTCGCTGTCCACGTGCACCACCGTGGACATTGACCACATCAAGAAGAAGAGAGTGGAGGCGGTGCGCGGACAGATCCTCAGTAAGCTCCGGCTGACCAGTCCGCCCTCAACCACAGGTCCGAGCCAGGTACCGTTTCAGGTCCTGGCCCTGTATAACAGCACCAAGGAGCTCATTGAGGAGCTGGGCAGAGACAGGCACCAGAGTTGTGGACAGGATAATACGGAGACCGAGTACTATGCCAAAGAGATTTACAAGTTCAACATGATCACGGGGCCAGAAAACA ATGACCTCTCCTTCTGCACCAAGGTCACCACCTCCAAGGTATTCCGCTTCAATGTCTCGACCATGGAGAAGAACTCCACCAACTTGTTTCGGGCTGAGTTTCGAGCCCTGCGGATCCCCAACTCCTCCGCCAAGAAAAACGAGCAGAGGATTGAGCTCTACCAG ATCCTCAAGAAAGATGACCCCAAAGCCAAACAGCGCTACATTGGGGGCAAGAACGTCCTGACCAAGGGGACGGCTGAATGGGTGTCCTTTGACGTTACCGAGACAGTGAGGGAGTGGCTAATGTATCGAC AGACCAATCACGGCCTGGAGATCAGTGTGCATTGTCCGTGCCATACTTTCAGGCCCAACGGTGACATTGTCGAGAACGCCAACGAGGTGCTGGAGGTCAAGTTCAAAG GTATTGAGGTTGACGACCAGAGCCGTCCGGTTAGATCAAAGGAGCCGTTCcaccctcacctcatcctcatGATGCTCCCGCCCCACAGGCTGGACGCCCAGTCCTCATCCCGCAGGCGCAAGCGGGCACTTGACACCAATTACTGCTTCAA CAATTATGAGGAGAACTGCTGCGTGCGACAGCTATATATTAATTTCCGGCAGGATTTGGGCTGGAGGTGGATCCATCAGCCCGAAGGGTACTTTGCCAACTTCTGCTCTGGTCCCTGTCCTTACCTACGCAGTGCGGACACCACCCACAGCTCG CTGCTGAGCCTCTACAACACCTTGAACCCTGAAGCGTCCGCCTccccctgctgtgttcctcAGGACCTGGAGCCCCTCACCATCCTCTACTACGTGGGACGCTCCCCTAAAGTCGAGCAGCTCTCCAACATGGTGGTCAAGTCCTGCAAGTGCAGCTAA